TTTGAATTAGCCAAGGGTGGTACTATTTTTCTTGATGAAATCGGTGAGATGCCCCTCCATGTCCAAACTGTACTGCTACGCGTTTTGCAGGAACGAATAATCCAAAGAATTGGAGGGTCTAAAGACATTCCAATCGATGTTAGAGTCATTGCAGCGACGAATAAAAACCTGGCTTATGAAGCTCAAAACGGGCGTTTTAGACAAGATTTGTATTATCGTCTGAATGTCCTGCAGATTAATATTCCTCCACTGCGCAATCGAAAAAATGACATACAAGTTTTGGCAAATTACATTTTGAATGAAATTAATGACGAATATCAAAAGCAAATTGTTCCCCTCCACCCTTCAACTTTGACATTACTTGAAAACTATGACTGGCCAGGAAATGTTCGACAATTTAAAAATGCAATTGAAAGAGCAGTCAATTTTACTGAAAACAACCGGATAGATGAATTCTTCATCACAGATTTTTTTACAGACCCCAATCATAGTTCGCCAGCAAAAGAAATTAAAAGCAATCTTTCAGAGTCATCTATTGACCTAAGGGATCTGGAATTAAAAACTATAAAGAAAGCCCTTGAATTACATCCGCAAAAAACTAAAGCTGCCGAATATCTTGGCATTTCAAGGAGTACTCTATATCGAAAAATGAAATTTTATCATCTGGAGGAAAACTCTTGAAAAATACACTTAACTGTTTGGATTTGGGACTTATTGACTATCATGAAGCATTTGCAATTCAGGAAACTATTTTTAAAAAAGTCAAAGAAAACAAAATGGAAGATACTCTGTTATTTCAGGAAAATTTTCCAATTATTACACTCGGTAGAGGAACACACCCAGAAAACCTTTTAAAAACTCAGAACGAACTAAAACAAATGGGTATTAAAATAACTGAGGTCAGTCGTGGAGGAGATATCTCTTATCATGGCCCTGGACAATTAGTTGTTTCACCGATTATTCATCTTGAAAAATACATAAATGGGGCCCACCAATTTGTCAGGCTTCTTGAGCAGGTTGTCATTAATGTTTTATCAAGTTATCAACTAGAAGGGTTTCGTATTAAAGGGAAAAGCGGAGTATGGATCAATGAATCTATCAGCAATTCAGAAAGGAAAATAGCAGCCCTGGGAATAGCAATATCTCACGGAATTACCTTTCATGGTGTGTCAATTAATCTTTGCCCTAATCTCGAACACTTTAGAACCATAATACCCTGTGGCATAACCGACAAGGATGTTACTTCTTTTGAAGCAGCAGGTGTTTATGTTCCTACACTCGAAACACTTAAAATTGCTTTCATTGAAGAATTTAATATGATGTTTGCAACTGAATCAGTAGAAATTAATTTAAAAAAATTATATAATTTTTAAGGAGACTGAAATGAAATATGAGATTGTTGTACCAGAATTTGCCGAAGGCGCTGAAGAAATCAATTTAAGACAATGGCTTGTAGAAAAAGGAGCAACTGTCACAAAAGGCGATAATATTGCTGAAGCAGCGACCGATAAAATTTCTATTTATATTGAAGCACCCGCAGATGGAACATTAACAAATCTCCTGTCACAAGAAGGTGATCGTGTTTTAGTTGGTCAGATTATTGGCGAGATTGAGGACTGACATGGAAAAAATCCACGATAATAAAGTTATCATCATCACCGGATCTTCACGCGGTATTGGTTTTTCAATTGGTAAATATCTAGCCGAAGAAGGCGCTAATATCGTTATTATTGGTCGTAATATTGAGACTGCTCAAGCGGCTGCTGATGCTCTTCCCACAGATTCTATTGCTGTTCAATGCGATATTTCTTCTGAAGAAGCTGTTGCAAATATGGTATCTGTTGTTATGGAAAAATATGGGAAAATCGATGTGTTGATTAATAATGCCGGTGTATTTCCAGTAAAAACATTTTCAGCCATGACCTATGATGACTGGAAATCTGTTATCGATATTGATTTAAATGGGACCTTTTTAGCTACTCATGAGGTCTATAAAGTTATGGAAAAACAAAAACAGGGTAAAATTATTAATGTGGCCTCAATTGCCGGTCGAGTTGGTGGACTTGGTTTTACCCATTATTCCGCTGCAAAAGGCGGTGTAATTGCTTTTACCAAAGCACTTGCAAGAGAAGCTGCACGTCTCAATATTCAGGTCAATGCTATTGCTCCAGGCGTGATTGAAACAGATATGGCCAAATCAAATTTTCCTAAATATGCTCTGACTGAACATATTAAAAATACTCCTGCTGGTCGATTGGGGCATGAAGAAGACCTTTTTGGGGTCATTTCTTTCCTGTCTTCTGCAAGCAGTGACTTTATAATTGGTCAGACCATTGCAGTTGATGGCGGATACACTATGATTTAAAGAGATCAGGAGACTTCATGACTATAAATGATTCTATAATTGCGCTCAAAGACAGCCAAACGACGATTACATTTTGTGAATACGATGGAGTTGAAACGCAACTTACCTACGCAGAGCTTTTTGAAGATGCCCTGAAATTGCTGGGTGGCCTGCAATTTCAGGGTTTAAAAAAAGGCAATCTCATTGTTTTTCAGCTTAGAAGTGTCAGATCACAAATCACTGCAACTTGGGCCTCATTGCTGGGGGGAATTGTTTTTTCTATCCTTCCCATTGCCCAGGATGAAAAATCCCGTTCAACCTTACAATCTGTTTTAAATACTCTCGACTGTCCTACTATTCTAACTGATTTAGACGGTCTGAGTACGCTTATAAACTTTAGTGCCTTGATGTATCCAGTGCTTTTTAATTCTGAACCTGGTTTAATTGAGACAGTTTTAAAAAGTGATCCAGCTATGATTCAGTTCACATCTGGTACCACTAGTAATCCTAAAGGAGCTGTACTTACTCAGAATAATCTTTACGAGGGTGGAATCGCCAGCAGTATCGTTGTCCGCAAAAATATGACTGAACGCTATTTGTGCTGGCTTCCACTTTCTCATTGTTTTGCTTTTGTTGGTTATCATCTTGTACCTTTAGTTAACGATTTTCCACAATATTTAATGCACCCCCTTCTTTTTATAAAGAATCCGATTATATGGCTAGAGAAACTTTCTGAGTTTAGCGCTACTATGACCGGTTCTGCCCTCTTTGGACTGGAATTACTTTTGCATACTGGTATTAATCCAAAGGTTTCAATTGATCTTTCTTCAGTATTCATTTGTTTCTGTGGCGGTGAAGATGTAAATCCTAATTCATTAGTTGATTTTGAAAAAGAAGCAGCTAGGTATGGTTGGAAAAAAGACACCTTAAAACCTGCTTACGGCTTAAGTGAAACGACTATGGGCGTCAGTTATACTCCAATTGGAAAACCCTTCCGGGTAGAACATTTCCTGAATGACTATCAGAAAATTGGTCAGAAGCTGTTTTTTTGCGCTCCTGATGAAGATACTATCAGCCGTGTTTCTGTCGGTATTTTAGATGAGTGTAATGAAGTAATAATCCGAGATCTTGAAGGAAATGATCTTCCACCTGAACATCTGGGAATTATCCACATCAAGGGGACGAATGTCATGAAAGGCTATTATCACGAAGAAAAAATTTCTTCAATTGATGCTAACGGCTTTTTCAATACCGGCGACCTTGGCTTTTTTCACCAGGGCTGGCTAACTGTTTTCGGGCGATATAAAGATATTATTATCGTCAATGGTGAAAACTATTTGATCAATGATCTTGAACGAACAGCTAAAGATAACCATGAAACAAGTAAACTGGTTATTGTTCAGGTAAAAGATAAAATCAATTCGCGAAATAGTCTCGTCATGTTTTCAGACACGAATAATCCTGAAGTTCTGCACGATGCGGCACAACGAATCAGAAAGGTTTGGCATTTACTAATTGATTTTGGTGTCCTAAATTCAGAGATTCCAAAGAATGCCTCGGGAAAAACAGATAGACTCTCTCTCTCAGTTAATTGGGAAAAAGGATTTTATAAAAATAATGTGATCTCACTGATCTCAGAAACTGAAAGTCAATTAGATCCTTCCTACCTTGAACTTGCACAGATTTGGAGTCAAGTATTAAAAATTCCAGTTTCACAAATAAGTGAAAGTAGTCATTTTATAAATGATTTGGGTGGAGATTCTTTGTATTTTTCAGATTTAATTCAACAGTTGGAAAAAAAATATCAAACAGAATATCAATTTGAATCTTTCAGAAATTCACTGACTTTGCAGGAAATGAGCGACTTTATCAGTCAAAAAAGACGATAAAGTAGAATTGGAGTGACTTATGAATATTGAACAACTCAAAAAGCTACTATTAGAAGTGAAAAATGATCAATGTGATATTGAATCGGCATTGGATCAGTTGAAAATCCTTCCCTATGAAGACCTGGAATACGCTAAGGTCGATCATCATCGTGAACTACGAAATGGGTACCCTGAAGTAATCTACAGTCCAGGCAAATCACTTGAGCAGATTAAAGGTATCGTTGAGAATATGTTAAAGCGTTCAAGCGGAAATATTCTTGCATCACGAGCTGATTTTTCTGTTTATGAAGCGATTAAATCTGTAACCAGTGATGCCATTTACTATGAGGAAGCGCGTTCGGTTGTTGTTAAACGGCAGGAATATAAAACCACAGAGTCCTATATTCTGGTTGTTTCAGCCGGTACTTCAGATATTCCTATTGCTGAAGAAGCCGCAATCACTGCTACAGTCATGGGTAATCAGGTTAAACGTCTATATGACGTAGGTGTTGCAGGAATTCACCGGCTTCTTAATAACGTTTCTATAATAAATGAAGCTAAAACTGTTATTGTCGTTGCCGGTATGGAAGGAGCTCTAGCCTCGGTTGTAGGAGGACTTACTGATAAACCGATCATTGCCGTACCGACTAGCATTGGCTATGGTGCTAATTTTGGTGGTGTTTCAGCTTTACTGGGAATGCTTACTTCCTGCGCTAGTGGAATAGGAGTTGTTAATATTGATAATGGTTTTGGTGCTGCTTGTATGGCTTCTAAGATCAACAAACTTTAGTTTTATGAGTACATCAAAGGAGTATGACAATGAAATTATTATATTTTGACTGCTTTTCGGGTATTAGTGGTGATATGGTTTTGGGGGCATTTATCGATTTAGGTATTGATCCACAATTACTTATCGATGAATTGGCAAAGTTGAATCTTTCGGGTTATGAAATTTTAGCAGAAAAAACGATGAAAAAAGGAATTAGCGGCACCCATTGTCATGTTCATATTCTCAATGATACACACCATCACCGTCATTATTCAGATATTGAACGCATTATACTAAACTCTACACTTACTGATTCTGTTAAGAATACAGCTCTGGCAATTTTTAAAAGAGTAGCTATTGCTGAAGGAAAAGTTCACAATGTTCCAATGGAAAGAGTACACTTTCATGAGGTTGGAGCTCTTGATTCGATTATCGATATAGTTGGTGCTTCAATTTGTTTTCACCATTTAAATCCAGATATTGTATACGGATCAAAAATAAATGTCGGAAGTGGTTGGGTTCGCTGTGCCCATGGTTTACTTCCTGTTCCAGCTCCCGCTACTGCTGAAATATTGTGTGACTCGGGTTTTGAAATCTATTCTAAGGCAATAGACGGTGAATCTGCTACACCTACTGGTGTGGCTATCATATCCGAGCTTGGTACGTATTCTCCTGTTACACCAACTTTTGCTCCGGTTAAAACAGGATATGGCTTTGGTACAAAGGATTTCGGGATATTAAATGCCTTACGAATCATTCAGGGAGAAAAGGCCGATACGATGGAAACGATGGTTATTGAAACCAATATGGACGATATGACCGGTGAAATGGCCGGCTATGTTTTAGAAAAATTAATGCAGGCAGGTGCTTTGGATGCATTTTATACTCCTATTTACATGAAAAAAAATAGACCGGGTATTCATCTAACAGTATTGTGTCAGGAAAAAAAGCTATCTACCTTGGAAGAATTGATACTAAAGGAAACCTCTACGATTGGAATTAGAAAATATCCAGTTACCAGAACCTGTATGGACAGATCTTTTAGAACTATAAATACACCTTATGGGGATGTTAATTTAAAAGTAGTAGATCACGGAAATATTCATCGTGAAAGTCCTGAGTATGAAGATTTAAAAAAAGTTGCAATTAATTCTGGTAAATCACTTTATGAAGTCATTGACCTTGTTAACGCACTTAAATAAAATTAAAAAAAACATTTGCATTATGTTAAAATTGTGTTATAATATTTTTTGTGGCCGACAGAAAGTTTCTTAGGTCACGTCGCGTGCCCTTGGCTCAGCTGGATAGAGCGTTCGGCTACGAACCGGAAGGTCGGGGGTTCGAATCCCTCAGGGCACGCCATTTATTTCAATTTATATGATTATTAATAAACTTAAGAACTTCTTATGAAGTTCTTTTTTTATAACCAACTGATAACTATTAATATACGTTCTAGTCAAACAAATTGATAGTACTGCAAGCTAGCAGCTTATTTTGAATAAGTTTTATTCTTTGATTTGATTTATATCAACGTGTGACAGAATATAAAAAACAACTGATTATTACTAATCAGCTGTTAAAGAAAATGCATTTAATTCAATATCGCTGCGGTAATCCTAACAAATTCAATGTAACAATTTTGTGATCAAAATTATCGATATACTTAGAAACTTGATAATCATTTTCTATTATTCTTTATAGTGTTTCGGTGCCGGCGCCTTAACCACAACGAGTTCCAGCGTCTCTTGGTGACTGTTGCCGACATTCATTTTTATATTGTAGGGGATTTCCAACAGTGACCCTTTCGGATAATCATGTGCCTCCTGCTCATCAAGCCTGATGGTCAGATCCCCTCTGATTACATTCATATATACGTTGGAATTGGAATAATGTTCCGGCAGGCCCTCGCCTTGGCCAAAAACCATATGAATGTAATTAATATTTTCATCCATAATCAGTTTTTCAACCTTTTTGTCATCGGTGGTACTGTACTGATGTACTTTTTCAATCATTGTTTGTTCCTCACTTTCAATTTTTAAATTTTTTATTTTTTATTTTTATTTTTTAAACTATTTTATTCAAACCTTCTCAATCGTCGTTGTTTCTTTTAACCCCTATCCGCTATAATTTCACTATCGGAGGTAAATCCCATGTCAGCAAACACCCATCCCTATCAGTCTACTATTCTAGACAAGCTGCCAGCCCAGCTCATCGCCAATTGTCTTTCAAACGGCTCATTTGTGCTAAAATCTTTTCATAAAAATGAAGTTGTCCATTTTGAAGGCGAAGCCTGTGAGCAGATCGAAATCATTTTAAGTGGTGAAATCGTCATCGAACGCATCGGCATCTCCGGCGATCTGATGACCGTCAGTTATTTTCATAAAGGCCAAATTATTGGTGCCAATCTTATTTTTTCGAGTACTGAACACTACCCCATGACCATCACTTCCCGAAAACCAACAAAGGTGCTCAGCATTGGAAAAAGTCTTCTGCTTAAACTCTGCCAAGACTATCCCGATTTTATGATGGCTTATATCAAAATCATTTCCGATTTATCGGTCCTCATTGGACTAAAAATGAAGAACCGGGTCAGTCGAACAATCCGCCAAAGCATTATCACTTACCTTGCCCGTCAGTCTAAGCTGCAGGACACCACCACCATCCGCTTGACCTTATCTAAAAAAGCCCTGGCGGAAATGTTTGGTGTCAGCCGCACCTCGCTTTCTCGGGAATTACAGAAAATGCGACTCGAAGGACTCATTGATTTTGATTCAAAATCGATCACGCTGCTTGCTAAAGAGCTAATTCAGGATTAATCTTACTCTTTGAGGATAATCGCTTTTGACGGACATTTTTGGGCGGTTGTCACCAGCTCTTCCCGCTTTGTAACAAGGGTTTCGACACCCTGCTTATCTGAGCAGATAACCGTCGCTTTCCCGTCTTTCATCTCAAATACATCAGGCATTGACCGCACACAAGCAGTGCAACCAATACAATAGTCCTTTTGTATTGCAATTGCCTGCTCATTAGGACTATCTTCCCCCTGAATTTTAATCCCGACGTTTTTTATCATGATACCCATCCCAAGGATAAAGATAACCGTTAAAATCCAGCGCACCAGCATAAATTCCGGGCCCAGAAATTTAGCCTCATTTGCCAGCATGGGCACTTTAATGACTGCCCAGGCACTTAAAATGACAACCACATTGCCAACACTGGCCCCTTTCTGATGCAGGGTTTTAGCAATCGGAAAAGCCGCATAGATAGGGCCTGCCGATAGACTGCCAAAAGCCAGAGCCAGAATCATACCGGTGATACCGGACTGGTTTCCCATTCGTTTAACAATCCACTCTTTTGGTACCAATACCTCAATTGCTACGGTGAGTAAAAAAATCACCGGCAGAATCTGAGCCATTTCAATCAAATAATAAGTGGTGTTTTCCCACGCTAATTTAGCAATATCCCTGTTAAAGACAAGCAAGAACAAATAAATACCTGCCACAATCAAAAGCAATTTGTTTTTTCTTAGAACTGAAATCATGCTAAAATCACCCCCATCAATATCGCAATTAAAACAGCACCAATAAAGCTGAGCAGATTCCGTAAAAGAGCAAAACGGGTTCCAAATTCTTTTTTCTCCAGTGGAAAAGTCACAACGCCAACCATGGTAAGGGTTGTCAAAAAAGCGACCCCCGGTACGATACTCGCACCGGAATCAACGAGTGATCCCACCAGCGGAAAAGCGACAAATGCCGGAATTAAAGTAAGGCTTCCGACAATCGCCGCCGCCACCGTTGTTAAAAGAATATTGCCAGAACCCAATACATTTTTAATGGTATCCGGCGGAATAAGGGTTAAAATCAGACCAATCATAAAGATAATTCCCACAATATCACCCAGCATGTTTTTCATCATCCCGCGTGTTTTCTTCATGGCTTCTTTTGTTTCTGCTCTCTTGCGGACAAAAGCTAATATAAAAACGATCAGTCCGACAATCCAGAAGCCAATGGTAAAGATATCCATTTCTTCTCCTTTCCGATTCTTTTTCTCAATCATACCGGAAAGTTTCAAAAAAAGGTGTTACTCATGTAACACTTTATAATAATCGCTATTCTTACCATCCTAATTTTCAAATAAAAATTAATTTTTTTATTTTTGTTGCAAATGCAACCGCAAAAATAATAATAAAGTTGTATTATTATAAACAGAAACCCGATTGATTTTATTTTTCCTTACATTAACGGTTTAATAAAAACGTTTCGGGTAAATAAACTTATGTATTCGCCTTAAATAAACCATTACAATTTAGAGAAAAGAGGTACTAGAATGAAAGATATGTTTTGTTTTCAATGTGAGCAGACAGCCAAAGGAACCGGCTGTGAGGTTAAAGGGGTTTGTGGAAAGACTGCTCCTGTAGCTGGTCTTCAGGATAAATTAGTCGGAGCCTGTATTGGCCTGGCCAAAGCTGTTCAGAAAAAAGGCGCCAGCCAAGCCACTGATGCCTGCATCAAGAAAGCTTTGTTCACAACGG
This genomic interval from Eubacteriaceae bacterium ES3 contains the following:
- the larC gene encoding nickel pincer cofactor biosynthesis protein LarC, with protein sequence MKLLYFDCFSGISGDMVLGAFIDLGIDPQLLIDELAKLNLSGYEILAEKTMKKGISGTHCHVHILNDTHHHRHYSDIERIILNSTLTDSVKNTALAIFKRVAIAEGKVHNVPMERVHFHEVGALDSIIDIVGASICFHHLNPDIVYGSKINVGSGWVRCAHGLLPVPAPATAEILCDSGFEIYSKAIDGESATPTGVAIISELGTYSPVTPTFAPVKTGYGFGTKDFGILNALRIIQGEKADTMETMVIETNMDDMTGEMAGYVLEKLMQAGALDAFYTPIYMKKNRPGIHLTVLCQEKKLSTLEELILKETSTIGIRKYPVTRTCMDRSFRTINTPYGDVNLKVVDHGNIHRESPEYEDLKKVAINSGKSLYEVIDLVNALK
- the lipB gene encoding lipoyl(octanoyl) transferase LipB; amino-acid sequence: MKNTLNCLDLGLIDYHEAFAIQETIFKKVKENKMEDTLLFQENFPIITLGRGTHPENLLKTQNELKQMGIKITEVSRGGDISYHGPGQLVVSPIIHLEKYINGAHQFVRLLEQVVINVLSSYQLEGFRIKGKSGVWINESISNSERKIAALGIAISHGITFHGVSINLCPNLEHFRTIIPCGITDKDVTSFEAAGVYVPTLETLKIAFIEEFNMMFATESVEINLKKLYNF
- a CDS encoding Crp/Fnr family transcriptional regulator yields the protein MSANTHPYQSTILDKLPAQLIANCLSNGSFVLKSFHKNEVVHFEGEACEQIEIILSGEIVIERIGISGDLMTVSYFHKGQIIGANLIFSSTEHYPMTITSRKPTKVLSIGKSLLLKLCQDYPDFMMAYIKIISDLSVLIGLKMKNRVSRTIRQSIITYLARQSKLQDTTTIRLTLSKKALAEMFGVSRTSLSRELQKMRLEGLIDFDSKSITLLAKELIQD
- a CDS encoding permease gives rise to the protein MISVLRKNKLLLIVAGIYLFLLVFNRDIAKLAWENTTYYLIEMAQILPVIFLLTVAIEVLVPKEWIVKRMGNQSGITGMILALAFGSLSAGPIYAAFPIAKTLHQKGASVGNVVVILSAWAVIKVPMLANEAKFLGPEFMLVRWILTVIFILGMGIMIKNVGIKIQGEDSPNEQAIAIQKDYCIGCTACVRSMPDVFEMKDGKATVICSDKQGVETLVTKREELVTTAQKCPSKAIILKE
- a CDS encoding lipoyl domain-containing protein, which produces MKYEIVVPEFAEGAEEINLRQWLVEKGATVTKGDNIAEAATDKISIYIEAPADGTLTNLLSQEGDRVLVGQIIGEIED
- the larB gene encoding nickel pincer cofactor biosynthesis protein LarB, producing the protein MNIEQLKKLLLEVKNDQCDIESALDQLKILPYEDLEYAKVDHHRELRNGYPEVIYSPGKSLEQIKGIVENMLKRSSGNILASRADFSVYEAIKSVTSDAIYYEEARSVVVKRQEYKTTESYILVVSAGTSDIPIAEEAAITATVMGNQVKRLYDVGVAGIHRLLNNVSIINEAKTVIVVAGMEGALASVVGGLTDKPIIAVPTSIGYGANFGGVSALLGMLTSCASGIGVVNIDNGFGAACMASKINKL
- a CDS encoding permease — encoded protein: MDIFTIGFWIVGLIVFILAFVRKRAETKEAMKKTRGMMKNMLGDIVGIIFMIGLILTLIPPDTIKNVLGSGNILLTTVAAAIVGSLTLIPAFVAFPLVGSLVDSGASIVPGVAFLTTLTMVGVVTFPLEKKEFGTRFALLRNLLSFIGAVLIAILMGVILA
- a CDS encoding SDR family NAD(P)-dependent oxidoreductase translates to MEKIHDNKVIIITGSSRGIGFSIGKYLAEEGANIVIIGRNIETAQAAADALPTDSIAVQCDISSEEAVANMVSVVMEKYGKIDVLINNAGVFPVKTFSAMTYDDWKSVIDIDLNGTFLATHEVYKVMEKQKQGKIINVASIAGRVGGLGFTHYSAAKGGVIAFTKALAREAARLNIQVNAIAPGVIETDMAKSNFPKYALTEHIKNTPAGRLGHEEDLFGVISFLSSASSDFIIGQTIAVDGGYTMI
- a CDS encoding AMP-binding protein; the encoded protein is MTINDSIIALKDSQTTITFCEYDGVETQLTYAELFEDALKLLGGLQFQGLKKGNLIVFQLRSVRSQITATWASLLGGIVFSILPIAQDEKSRSTLQSVLNTLDCPTILTDLDGLSTLINFSALMYPVLFNSEPGLIETVLKSDPAMIQFTSGTTSNPKGAVLTQNNLYEGGIASSIVVRKNMTERYLCWLPLSHCFAFVGYHLVPLVNDFPQYLMHPLLFIKNPIIWLEKLSEFSATMTGSALFGLELLLHTGINPKVSIDLSSVFICFCGGEDVNPNSLVDFEKEAARYGWKKDTLKPAYGLSETTMGVSYTPIGKPFRVEHFLNDYQKIGQKLFFCAPDEDTISRVSVGILDECNEVIIRDLEGNDLPPEHLGIIHIKGTNVMKGYYHEEKISSIDANGFFNTGDLGFFHQGWLTVFGRYKDIIIVNGENYLINDLERTAKDNHETSKLVIVQVKDKINSRNSLVMFSDTNNPEVLHDAAQRIRKVWHLLIDFGVLNSEIPKNASGKTDRLSLSVNWEKGFYKNNVISLISETESQLDPSYLELAQIWSQVLKIPVSQISESSHFINDLGGDSLYFSDLIQQLEKKYQTEYQFESFRNSLTLQEMSDFISQKRR
- a CDS encoding cupin domain-containing protein, yielding MIEKVHQYSTTDDKKVEKLIMDENINYIHMVFGQGEGLPEHYSNSNVYMNVIRGDLTIRLDEQEAHDYPKGSLLEIPYNIKMNVGNSHQETLELVVVKAPAPKHYKE